The proteins below are encoded in one region of Bacillus alveayuensis:
- a CDS encoding anthranilate phosphoribosyltransferase (product_source=KO:K00766; cath_funfam=1.20.970.10,3.40.1030.10; cog=COG0547; ko=KO:K00766; pfam=PF00591,PF02885; superfamily=47648,52418; tigrfam=TIGR01245), producing the protein MQEVLKKCIEGNTLTVTEAKNIMNQIMQGEVSDSQIASLVTILRMRGETVHELIGFLKAMRENMIELSDLDDVVDTCGTGGDGASTFNISTASAIVASSLGVKIAKHGNKAVSSKSGSADVLDFLNIPIQSSPDEAREALKQTNMSFLFAPIYHSSMKHVAKARKEVGFRTIFNLLGPLANPAKAKRQVIGVYSASSAELMAQALKAFDSEHVLFVSGKDGLDEITITDETEIVELKHGSIHKYVISPEQFHLKRGRLEDIQVGNVSESAKLIENTLQNKGNESARNIVALNTAAALYIAGKVKNLHDGVQMALKAIQDGTAYKQLTKLQVRKEEQYA; encoded by the coding sequence ATGCAAGAAGTATTAAAAAAATGTATTGAAGGAAATACCTTAACGGTCACAGAAGCTAAAAATATAATGAATCAAATTATGCAAGGTGAAGTTTCCGATAGCCAAATTGCTAGTTTAGTCACGATTTTACGAATGCGTGGGGAAACCGTACATGAATTAATTGGATTTCTAAAAGCAATGAGAGAGAACATGATCGAGTTATCAGACCTTGATGATGTCGTTGATACATGTGGTACAGGTGGAGATGGAGCATCTACCTTTAACATTTCAACAGCATCAGCAATTGTCGCCTCCTCTTTAGGTGTTAAAATTGCAAAACACGGAAACAAAGCCGTTTCATCGAAAAGCGGCAGCGCTGATGTTTTAGATTTTTTAAACATCCCTATTCAATCTTCCCCTGATGAAGCGAGAGAAGCACTGAAGCAAACGAATATGAGCTTTTTATTTGCACCGATTTACCATTCATCCATGAAACATGTGGCGAAAGCTAGAAAGGAAGTAGGGTTTCGAACGATCTTTAATTTATTAGGTCCACTGGCAAATCCCGCAAAGGCCAAGAGGCAAGTCATTGGGGTCTATTCGGCTAGCAGTGCGGAACTAATGGCCCAAGCATTGAAAGCCTTTGATTCAGAGCATGTTTTATTTGTTTCGGGAAAAGATGGGCTTGATGAAATAACGATCACGGATGAAACGGAAATTGTGGAGCTTAAGCATGGTTCTATTCACAAATATGTGATCAGTCCAGAACAATTTCATTTAAAACGTGGACGTTTAGAAGATATACAAGTTGGCAACGTTTCCGAAAGTGCAAAATTAATCGAAAATACATTGCAAAATAAAGGGAATGAAAGCGCCCGAAATATCGTCGCATTAAATACAGCCGCTGCCCTTTATATTGCGGGGAAAGTGAAGAATTTACACGATGGAGTTCAAATGGCATTAAAAGCGATACAAGACGGTACTGCCTACAAGCAATTAACAAAATTACAAGTACGAAAGGAAGAGCAATATGCTTGA
- a CDS encoding histidinol-phosphate aminotransferase (product_source=KO:K00817; cath_funfam=3.40.640.10,3.90.1150.10; cog=COG0079; ko=KO:K00817; pfam=PF00155; superfamily=53383; tigrfam=TIGR01141), with protein MKVKEQLKMLKPYQPGKPIEEVKKEYNLDKVVKLASNENPFGCSELVKKVLVDHFDNMAIYPDGYAFAIREKLANHLGVNMDQLIFGNGSDEIVQIICRSYLGKGTNTVMATPTFPQYRHNAVIEGAEIREIPLKNGEHDLENMLQAIDEKTRVVWVCNPNNPTGVYIPESQLLSFLEKVPTDVLVVLDEAYYEYVTQEDYPNSINLLQKYENLTILRTFSKAYGLASLRIGYGIANPTLIKEMEPAREPFNTNTLAQKAAFVALDDQDFIEYCRNENEKGLKQYYCFCEEFNLKYFPSQGNFILINFGRDANELFEALLKKGFIVRSGKALGFPTSLRITVGSTEQNEAIIQHLKELL; from the coding sequence ATGAAAGTCAAAGAACAATTGAAAATGTTAAAGCCTTATCAACCGGGCAAACCGATTGAAGAAGTGAAAAAAGAATATAATCTCGATAAGGTTGTCAAATTAGCTTCAAATGAAAATCCATTCGGGTGCTCAGAGCTCGTGAAAAAAGTGTTAGTAGACCATTTTGACAATATGGCGATATATCCAGACGGATACGCTTTTGCGATTAGAGAAAAGCTTGCAAACCATTTAGGAGTTAATATGGACCAGCTTATTTTTGGAAATGGCTCTGATGAAATTGTCCAAATCATTTGCCGCTCTTATTTAGGTAAGGGAACAAATACTGTTATGGCGACGCCAACATTCCCTCAGTATCGGCATAATGCGGTAATTGAAGGAGCTGAAATTCGTGAAATTCCATTAAAGAATGGGGAGCATGATTTAGAAAACATGCTTCAAGCCATTGATGAAAAAACGAGAGTCGTATGGGTTTGTAATCCTAATAACCCAACTGGTGTTTATATCCCTGAATCGCAACTTCTATCGTTTTTAGAAAAAGTCCCTACAGATGTGTTAGTCGTTTTGGATGAAGCCTATTACGAGTATGTGACACAAGAAGATTATCCGAACTCTATTAATTTATTGCAAAAATATGAGAACTTGACGATTTTACGAACGTTTTCTAAAGCGTATGGTCTAGCCTCTTTACGGATTGGCTATGGCATTGCCAATCCAACGCTAATTAAAGAAATGGAGCCTGCGAGAGAACCGTTTAATACGAATACATTAGCACAAAAGGCTGCTTTCGTTGCTCTTGATGATCAAGATTTCATTGAATATTGCCGCAATGAAAATGAAAAAGGCTTAAAGCAATACTACTGTTTTTGTGAAGAATTTAACTTAAAATATTTCCCTTCACAAGGAAATTTTATATTAATAAATTTCGGCCGTGATGCTAATGAATTGTTTGAAGCCTTATTGAAAAAAGGATTTATCGTTCGTTCTGGCAAAGCATTAGGATTCCCAACGTCATTAAGAATTACCGTCGGTTCAACGGAGCAAAACGAAGCAATCATCCAGCATTTAAAAGAGTTATTGTAA
- a CDS encoding indole-3-glycerol phosphate synthase (product_source=KO:K01609; cath_funfam=3.20.20.70; cog=COG0134; ko=KO:K01609; pfam=PF00218; superfamily=51366): MLEKILKVKEKEVEDLKIEKNINPIMPERSFYKALKNPNRFIGLIAEIKKASPSKGVIKESFDPINIAQSYEKGGADCISVLTDQTFFQGSKAYIKEVKETVDIPVLRKDFIIDEKQVYESKKLGADAILLIAEALAPKKLKKLYDEAMALQLDVLVEVHSKKSLEQLLDVFVPKILGVNNRNLTTFRTNIHHLETISPYLPKDLLLVSESGIFTKDDLNTVKSYGAQAVLVGESLMKNEDQQEAILELFGENKSEKDDR, translated from the coding sequence ATGCTTGAAAAAATCCTCAAGGTAAAAGAAAAAGAAGTGGAAGACTTAAAAATCGAAAAAAATATAAATCCGATCATGCCGGAGCGTTCATTTTACAAGGCGTTGAAAAATCCGAACCGATTTATTGGACTGATCGCAGAAATTAAAAAAGCCTCTCCGTCAAAAGGGGTTATAAAAGAATCGTTTGATCCTATTAATATAGCACAAAGCTATGAAAAAGGAGGAGCGGATTGTATTTCAGTTTTAACGGATCAAACATTTTTTCAAGGGTCGAAAGCTTATATAAAAGAAGTGAAGGAAACAGTCGATATACCTGTTTTACGAAAAGATTTTATCATTGATGAAAAGCAAGTGTATGAATCAAAGAAGCTTGGAGCAGATGCCATATTACTGATCGCAGAAGCTTTGGCGCCAAAAAAGTTGAAAAAGCTATATGATGAAGCAATGGCGCTCCAATTAGATGTTTTAGTTGAAGTGCATTCCAAAAAATCATTAGAACAGTTGTTAGATGTATTTGTCCCGAAAATATTAGGGGTAAACAATCGTAATTTAACAACATTCCGTACAAATATTCATCATTTAGAGACGATTAGCCCTTATTTACCGAAAGATTTATTGCTAGTAAGTGAAAGTGGAATATTTACAAAAGACGATCTAAATACCGTTAAATCCTACGGTGCACAAGCCGTTTTAGTAGGGGAGTCATTAATGAAAAATGAAGATCAACAAGAGGCTATTCTCGAATTGTTTGGAGAGAACAAAAGTGAAAAAGACGATCGTTAA
- a CDS encoding phosphoribosylanthranilate isomerase (product_source=KO:K01817; cath_funfam=3.20.20.70; cog=COG0135; ko=KO:K01817; pfam=PF00697; superfamily=51366) has product MKKTIVKICGNQSYADVHTSVAAGVDYIGFIFAESKRRVDSLEVSTWLKQLPKKNGYEVVGVFVNPTLHDLAEILAKVDLDVIQLHGKEPPSFVKEVQQKFSQKIWKALHYHEGVLDEMKRYVSFVDGFVIDSKVQGKWGGTGVSFHWKDVPKYNQFAEKNNKICLIAGGINSTNVQSLIEKGVMGVDLASGVERNGQKDRKLMQTLLERMNRGGTIS; this is encoded by the coding sequence GTGAAAAAGACGATCGTTAAAATTTGTGGCAACCAGTCCTATGCAGATGTTCACACATCGGTTGCAGCAGGTGTTGATTATATCGGTTTTATTTTCGCAGAAAGTAAACGTCGTGTAGATTCTCTTGAAGTCAGCACATGGTTAAAACAATTACCGAAAAAAAATGGATATGAAGTAGTGGGCGTTTTTGTCAATCCAACCTTGCATGACTTAGCAGAAATATTAGCAAAGGTAGACTTAGACGTCATTCAATTACATGGTAAAGAACCACCTTCATTTGTGAAAGAAGTTCAACAAAAGTTTTCCCAAAAAATATGGAAGGCCCTTCATTACCATGAGGGGGTATTGGATGAAATGAAGCGCTATGTTTCATTTGTAGACGGTTTTGTGATTGATAGTAAAGTTCAAGGAAAATGGGGAGGAACTGGCGTCAGCTTTCATTGGAAAGATGTCCCGAAATATAATCAATTTGCGGAAAAGAACAACAAGATTTGTCTTATCGCGGGAGGAATAAATTCAACAAATGTTCAATCATTAATTGAAAAAGGGGTAATGGGCGTCGATTTAGCTAGTGGTGTTGAAAGAAATGGTCAAAAAGATCGAAAATTAATGCAAACATTGTTAGAAAGGATGAATAGAGGTGGCACAATATCCTGA
- a CDS encoding tryptophan synthase alpha chain (product_source=KO:K01695; cath_funfam=3.20.20.70; cog=COG0159; ko=KO:K01695; pfam=PF00290; superfamily=51366; tigrfam=TIGR00262), translating to MQQNNRKKQFIPFIMAGDPSEELTIDLALSLQKYGATAIELGVPYSDPLADGPVIQRASIRARKNGMNIEKAIYLGKKLKENGVEIPIILFTYFNPVLQLGENRFFALMQQNNIDGLLIPDLPFEESSLIKEKCGKYQIDFISMVAPTSNQRIEMIAKNAEGFLYCVSSLGVTGERRDFDERIEAFIQHVKAYSSVPVVVGFGISKREHVEKFYQIADGVVIGSAIIRKIESLLPLFTNSTLKREGLQRFEQFLQDLVSLGNERGAEDESQRTIENVKALSTGQTD from the coding sequence ATGCAGCAAAATAACCGCAAAAAGCAATTTATACCTTTTATCATGGCAGGAGATCCAAGTGAAGAGCTGACAATTGACCTTGCTTTATCTTTGCAAAAATATGGTGCAACAGCGATCGAACTAGGAGTCCCTTATTCAGATCCGTTAGCAGATGGTCCCGTCATTCAGCGGGCATCGATTCGGGCTAGAAAGAATGGGATGAATATTGAAAAAGCGATCTATTTAGGAAAAAAATTAAAAGAAAATGGTGTGGAAATTCCGATTATCCTCTTTACTTATTTTAATCCTGTGTTACAATTAGGAGAAAATCGCTTTTTCGCTTTAATGCAACAAAATAACATCGATGGTCTATTAATTCCAGATTTACCATTTGAAGAAAGCTCCTTAATAAAAGAAAAATGCGGAAAATATCAAATTGACTTTATTTCAATGGTGGCCCCTACATCGAATCAACGCATCGAAATGATTGCCAAAAATGCGGAAGGCTTTTTGTATTGTGTGTCTTCCTTAGGGGTAACAGGTGAACGAAGAGACTTTGATGAAAGAATTGAAGCATTCATCCAGCATGTAAAAGCGTACAGCTCTGTACCGGTTGTCGTTGGCTTCGGTATTTCCAAAAGAGAACATGTTGAAAAATTTTATCAAATCGCAGATGGCGTCGTGATCGGCAGTGCGATAATTCGAAAGATTGAATCTTTATTGCCATTATTCACTAATTCAACATTAAAGCGAGAAGGCCTTCAACGATTTGAGCAATTTTTACAGGATCTAGTTAGTTTAGGGAATGAAAGAGGTGCCGAAGATGAAAGTCAAAGAACAATTGAAAATGTTAAAGCCTTATCAACCGGGCAAACCGATTGA
- a CDS encoding tryptophan synthase beta chain (product_source=KO:K01696; cath_funfam=3.40.50.1100; cog=COG0133; ko=KO:K01696; pfam=PF00291; superfamily=53686; tigrfam=TIGR00263), translating into MAQYPDQYGRFGEFGGRYVPETLMQPLFEIEEAFHNALKDPTFIAEYQKLLKEYSGRPTSLTFADQLTKEIGGAKIYLKREDLNHTGAHKINNALGQALLAKRMGKTKIIAETGAGQHGVAAATVAAKFGLKCKVFMGEEDVKRQSLNVFRMKLLGAEVIPVTSGNRTLKDATNEAIRYWVQNCEDHFYMIGSVVGPHPYPYMVREFQRIIGDEAKEQMVQLTGKLPDVVVACVGGGSNAIGMFAAFMNDEVKLIGVEAGGKGVDTSLHAATITKGTKGVIHGSLTYLLQDEYGQITEPYSISAGLDYPGVGPEHAYLASIGRVQYENVTDDEALEALITLNKTEGILAAIESAHAVAQAIKAAKELSNDQSILICLSGRGDKDVNTLMEKLNGGVHHAAK; encoded by the coding sequence GTGGCACAATATCCTGATCAATATGGGAGATTTGGTGAATTTGGCGGACGATATGTACCTGAAACGTTAATGCAGCCATTATTTGAAATTGAAGAAGCTTTTCATAATGCATTAAAAGACCCTACTTTTATTGCTGAATATCAAAAACTGTTAAAAGAATATTCTGGAAGACCGACATCGTTAACATTTGCGGATCAATTAACAAAAGAAATCGGGGGAGCAAAAATATATTTGAAAAGAGAAGATTTAAACCATACAGGTGCACACAAAATAAACAATGCTCTCGGCCAAGCATTATTAGCGAAAAGAATGGGAAAAACGAAGATCATTGCAGAAACGGGAGCAGGACAGCATGGTGTTGCAGCGGCAACGGTTGCTGCTAAATTCGGTTTAAAATGTAAAGTGTTTATGGGTGAGGAAGATGTGAAAAGACAAAGCTTAAATGTTTTTCGTATGAAGCTTTTAGGCGCTGAGGTTATACCTGTTACAAGCGGGAATCGTACATTAAAGGATGCGACAAATGAAGCCATTCGGTATTGGGTCCAGAATTGTGAAGATCATTTTTATATGATTGGTTCAGTTGTCGGCCCACATCCATACCCATATATGGTCCGTGAATTCCAAAGAATTATTGGTGATGAGGCGAAGGAACAAATGGTACAATTAACTGGTAAACTTCCAGATGTAGTCGTTGCCTGTGTTGGGGGAGGAAGTAATGCGATTGGAATGTTTGCGGCATTTATGAATGATGAAGTGAAGCTTATTGGGGTAGAAGCAGGTGGAAAAGGAGTTGACACTTCTCTCCATGCCGCTACGATTACGAAAGGAACAAAAGGTGTCATTCATGGGTCGTTAACGTACTTGCTGCAAGATGAATATGGACAAATTACCGAACCATACTCCATTTCTGCCGGCCTAGATTATCCGGGTGTTGGACCGGAACATGCCTATTTAGCATCAATAGGACGTGTACAATATGAAAACGTGACAGATGATGAAGCGTTAGAAGCATTGATTACGTTAAATAAAACTGAAGGAATTTTAGCAGCGATTGAATCGGCACACGCTGTTGCACAAGCGATCAAAGCTGCAAAGGAATTGTCGAACGACCAATCGATATTAATTTGTTTATCGGGAAGAGGAGATAAAGATGTCAACACGTTGATGGAAAAATTAAACGGAGGGGTTCATCATGCAGCAAAATAA